In a single window of the Streptomyces sp. NBC_00094 genome:
- a CDS encoding acyl-CoA carboxylase subunit beta, with product MTVVDQIPSEPADARGRVAELHVLREQALRGPSERATEAQHAKGKLTARERIELLLDAGSFSEVEQLRRHRATGFGLEAKKPYTDGVVTGWGTVEGRTVFVYAHDFRIFGGALGEAHATKIHKIMDMAIAAGAPLVSLNDGAGARIQEGVSALAGYGGIFQRNTRASGVIPQISVMLGPCAGGAAYSPALTDFVFMVRETSQMFITGPDVVKAVTGEEITQNGLGGADVHAETSGVAHFAYDDEETCIAEVRYLLSMLPQNNRENPPTVTSEDPADRRSEVLLDLVPADGNRPYDMHKVIEELVDDGDYLEIHERWARNIICALARIDGQVVGIVANQPQSLAGVLDIEASEKAARFVQMCDAFNIPIITLLDVPGFLPGVDQEHGGIIRHGAKLLYAYCNATVPRISLILRKAYGGAYIVMDSQSIGADLTYAWPTNEIAVMGAEGAANVIFRKQIAEAEDSEAMRARMVKEYKAELMHPYYAAERGLVDDVIDPADTRRVLARSLAMLRTKHADLPSRKHGNPPQ from the coding sequence ATGACCGTTGTGGACCAGATCCCGAGCGAGCCCGCTGACGCCCGTGGCCGTGTGGCCGAGCTGCACGTCCTGCGTGAGCAGGCGCTCCGTGGGCCGAGTGAGCGTGCCACCGAGGCGCAGCACGCGAAGGGCAAGCTGACCGCGCGTGAGCGTATCGAGCTGCTGCTCGACGCGGGTTCGTTCAGTGAGGTCGAGCAGCTGCGCCGGCATCGGGCGACGGGCTTCGGCCTGGAGGCGAAGAAGCCGTACACCGACGGTGTGGTCACCGGTTGGGGGACGGTCGAGGGCCGGACGGTCTTCGTGTACGCGCATGACTTCCGGATCTTCGGTGGTGCGCTGGGCGAGGCTCACGCGACGAAGATCCACAAGATCATGGACATGGCCATCGCGGCCGGTGCTCCGCTGGTCTCGCTGAACGACGGTGCGGGCGCCCGTATCCAGGAGGGCGTCTCCGCTCTCGCCGGGTACGGCGGGATCTTCCAGCGCAACACCAGGGCGAGCGGTGTCATCCCGCAGATCTCGGTGATGCTCGGCCCGTGTGCCGGTGGCGCGGCCTACAGCCCGGCGCTGACGGACTTCGTGTTCATGGTCCGTGAGACCTCGCAGATGTTCATCACCGGTCCGGACGTCGTGAAGGCGGTCACGGGTGAGGAGATCACCCAGAACGGCCTGGGCGGCGCGGACGTGCACGCCGAGACCTCGGGCGTCGCGCACTTCGCGTACGACGACGAGGAGACCTGCATCGCGGAGGTCCGCTACCTCCTGTCGATGCTCCCCCAGAACAACCGCGAGAACCCGCCGACCGTCACCTCCGAGGACCCGGCGGACCGCCGCTCCGAGGTCCTGCTCGACCTGGTCCCGGCCGACGGCAACCGTCCGTACGACATGCACAAGGTCATCGAGGAGCTCGTCGACGACGGCGACTACCTGGAGATCCACGAGCGCTGGGCCCGCAACATCATCTGCGCGCTCGCCCGGATCGACGGCCAGGTCGTCGGCATCGTCGCCAACCAGCCCCAGTCGCTGGCCGGCGTGCTGGACATCGAGGCCTCCGAGAAGGCCGCCCGCTTCGTACAGATGTGCGATGCCTTCAACATCCCGATCATCACCCTTCTGGACGTACCCGGCTTCCTTCCGGGCGTCGACCAGGAGCACGGTGGAATCATCCGGCACGGCGCCAAGCTGCTCTACGCGTACTGCAACGCGACCGTCCCCCGGATCTCACTGATCCTGCGCAAGGCCTACGGCGGCGCCTACATCGTCATGGACTCCCAGTCCATCGGCGCCGACCTGACGTACGCCTGGCCCACCAACGAAATCGCGGTCATGGGCGCCGAGGGCGCCGCCAACGTGATCTTCCGCAAGCAGATCGCCGAGGCCGAGGACTCCGAGGCCATGCGGGCACGCATGGTCAAGGAGTACAAGGCCGAGCTGATGCACCCGTACTACGCGGCGGAGCGAGGCCTGGTCGACGACGTCATCGACCCCGCCGACACCCGCCGGGTGCTCGCCCGGTCCCTCGCGATGCTCCGCACCAAGCACGCCGACCTGCCGTCCCGCAAGCACGGCAACCCGCCTCAGTAA
- a CDS encoding acyl-CoA carboxylase subunit epsilon yields the protein MTTPANLLRVEKGHADPEELAAITAVLLARASARPDELAATHDGRSTAGWRRLERQSGFRPSHSWQG from the coding sequence GTGACCACCCCTGCCAATCTTCTCCGTGTCGAGAAGGGCCACGCCGACCCCGAGGAGCTCGCCGCCATCACGGCGGTCCTGCTCGCCCGCGCGTCCGCCCGCCCCGACGAGCTCGCGGCGACGCACGACGGCCGCTCCACGGCCGGCTGGCGCCGCCTGGAGCGTCAGTCGGGCTTCCGCCCCTCCCACTCCTGGCAGGGCTGA
- a CDS encoding ATP/GTP-binding protein — MDFASSSGGAARSTTSAKIVVAGGFGVGKTTFVGAVSEINPLRTEAVMTSASAGIDDLTHTGDKTTTTVAMDFGRITLDQDLILYLFGTPGQDRFWFMWDDLVRGAIGAVVLVDTRRLADCFPAVDYFENSGLPFVIALNGFDGHQPYQPEEVREALQIGPDTPIIITDARHRADAKSALITLVEHALMARLR; from the coding sequence GTGGACTTCGCAAGCTCTAGCGGCGGTGCAGCCCGCTCAACCACCAGCGCGAAGATCGTGGTGGCGGGCGGCTTCGGCGTGGGCAAGACCACGTTCGTCGGCGCCGTCTCGGAGATCAACCCGCTGCGTACCGAGGCCGTCATGACGTCTGCGTCCGCGGGCATCGACGACCTCACGCACACCGGCGACAAGACGACGACGACTGTCGCCATGGACTTCGGCCGCATCACCCTGGACCAGGACCTGATCCTGTACCTCTTCGGTACGCCGGGTCAGGACCGCTTCTGGTTCATGTGGGACGACCTGGTCCGCGGCGCCATCGGCGCCGTCGTCCTCGTGGACACACGACGCCTCGCCGACTGCTTCCCCGCGGTCGACTACTTCGAGAACAGCGGCCTGCCGTTCGTCATCGCCCTCAACGGCTTCGACGGACACCAGCCCTACCAGCCCGAGGAAGTCCGCGAGGCGCTGCAGATCGGCCCGGACACCCCGATCATCATCACCGACGCCCGCCACCGCGCGGACGCCAAGAGCGCGCTCATCACCCTCGTCGAGCACGCCCTCATGGCCCGCCTGCGGTAG
- a CDS encoding DUF742 domain-containing protein — MGTPPGASHYNGYDAHQAPQGDAAQNRFNFPSAPSRQGPSQPYQPHAPHMPVGSPSAPRAASSSGGSGGHNPLVRPYAMTGGRTRPRYQLAIEALVSTTADLSRLQGQLPEHQRICQLCIEIKSVAEISALLSIPLGVARILVADLAEAGLVAIHQPGGDEAAGGQPAVTLLERVLSGLRKL, encoded by the coding sequence GTGGGAACACCCCCGGGCGCAAGCCACTACAACGGATATGACGCGCACCAGGCGCCGCAGGGCGACGCCGCGCAGAACCGGTTCAACTTTCCCTCCGCCCCGAGCAGACAGGGTCCGTCGCAGCCCTATCAGCCGCATGCCCCGCACATGCCCGTGGGTTCGCCGAGCGCCCCGCGCGCCGCGTCCTCCTCGGGTGGTTCGGGCGGGCACAACCCGCTCGTGCGTCCCTACGCGATGACCGGCGGCCGGACCCGGCCGCGTTACCAGCTCGCCATCGAGGCGCTGGTCAGCACCACGGCCGATCTGTCCAGGCTGCAGGGGCAGTTGCCCGAGCACCAGCGGATCTGCCAGCTGTGCATCGAGATCAAGTCGGTCGCCGAGATCTCGGCCCTGCTCTCCATTCCTCTCGGCGTTGCCCGGATCCTCGTCGCCGACCTGGCGGAGGCCGGACTTGTCGCCATTCACCAGCCAGGCGGCGACGAAGCCGCCGGCGGCCAGCCAGCCGTGACACTGCTCGAAAGGGTGCTCAGTGGACTTCGCAAGCTCTAG
- a CDS encoding roadblock/LC7 domain-containing protein translates to MSQAAQNLNWLITNFVDNTPGVSHTVVVSADGLLLAMSEGFPRDRADQLAAVASGLTSLTAGASRIFEGGAVNQTVVEMERGFLFIMSVSDGSSLAVLAHPEADIGLVGYEMALLVDRAGSVLTPDLRAELQGSLLN, encoded by the coding sequence ATGAGCCAGGCGGCGCAGAATCTGAACTGGTTGATCACCAACTTCGTGGACAACACCCCCGGGGTGTCCCACACCGTGGTGGTCTCCGCCGACGGACTCCTGCTGGCGATGTCCGAGGGTTTCCCTCGGGACCGCGCCGACCAGCTGGCGGCCGTCGCCTCGGGACTGACCTCGCTGACCGCGGGCGCGTCCCGGATCTTCGAGGGTGGTGCGGTCAACCAGACCGTGGTGGAGATGGAGCGCGGCTTCCTCTTCATCATGTCGGTCTCGGACGGCTCCTCGCTGGCCGTGCTCGCCCACCCGGAGGCCGACATCGGTCTCGTGGGCTACGAGATGGCACTTCTCGTGGACCGCGCGGGAAGCGTCCTGACTCCTGACCTCCGGGCGGAGCTTCAGGGAAGTCTTCTCAACTAA
- a CDS encoding nitrate- and nitrite sensing domain-containing protein, translating to MRRSKESSAEQETRGNFTPPSRTAVSPADVPVTPPPTAAAPGNSSKLSPRNWRVPTRLNAILLIPVLVGLVMGGFQVKGSIDTWQEAQDAEKTALIIRAASEYSTALLNERDLTAAPLLAAKTPEDRKSDVVTQAYAATDAARVKFDEAARNLPSGQGLERRLRLFKDEEPKLDALRKAAYSRSLDPVNTQLGYTGVQHYLTEFSNELGLGTGNVTAYGRSVYAVQLAKGAESLQRSIGTQLLVRPSRQEAVFAQQSVAFNSYNYLEQIALGEYSSGGMPEDVELLKKIMAGKAAEGAKQMQAADVELPKGKDGSVYSGMASAIGTAKSPEALAALKAQGITAETWMAVATAKFEGYSEAEKSLVDKAVAEAARISDEAKTDAWVNGGIVVIALLTAFILAGMMARQMSRSMQQLRTAAFGIAEQRLPMLVDQLSRTEPGRVDTRVQPIPIDSQDEIGEVARAFDQVHREAVRLAAEQAMLRGNVNAIFTNLSRRNQSLIEGQLTLITDLENNEADPDQLENLFKLDHLATRMRRNGENLLVLAGEEPGRRWDQPVPLVDVMRAASSEVEQYERIELAGVPEAEIHGQAVTDLVHLLAELLENATTFSSPQTKVRVTATRLPDGRVMVEIHDKGIGLTAEDFADINHKLANPPTVDAAVSQRMGLFVVGRLADRHGIRVQLRPSGEQAGTTSLVMLPDAITHGGGGEQPVQDDFTVSQIIPRQQQNAFEAPAPQAMLTAADLGFDDSRYEQQGDDEQELDPVNRSLTREGRRATLGAQAQGGDQPLFRDEAEQAAQEFGQPQQEYGQAQEYAPTEAYGQEYAGEYGQGQEYAQPQEYAQPQQEYAPQQDFGQAQEYAGEYPQQGYEAYPQSGYAEASYEAPAVEQQQYGNAFEPQAHQGEWPDQSAYQGGYGQQYGAESESAPSAPEQAPDRVGFDRPGPTPNPAPDAGHALTDAGLPRRGSVAPQTQQAPRQAPPAQAPQAAQAQQPAQAEQPAGSMEQQNEAEGSESWRSTNDERWQRAGKLKDPKAGGVTSSGLPRRVPKANLVEGTAEQTPQGGPQVSRAPEDVRGRLSNLRRGVQQGRSAGTDTNGSGLGPGSTYNQER from the coding sequence GTGAGGCGCAGCAAGGAAAGCTCCGCGGAGCAGGAGACACGGGGCAACTTCACCCCGCCGTCACGCACAGCGGTGTCGCCCGCGGACGTGCCCGTGACGCCGCCGCCGACCGCGGCCGCCCCGGGCAACTCCAGCAAGCTCTCGCCGCGAAACTGGCGGGTGCCCACCCGCCTGAACGCGATCCTCCTCATACCCGTGCTCGTCGGCCTCGTCATGGGCGGCTTCCAGGTCAAGGGGTCGATCGACACCTGGCAGGAGGCCCAGGACGCCGAGAAGACGGCGCTCATCATCCGAGCAGCCTCGGAGTACAGCACCGCTCTCCTCAACGAGCGCGACCTGACCGCAGCTCCCCTGCTGGCCGCGAAGACGCCCGAGGACCGCAAGAGCGACGTGGTGACGCAGGCGTACGCCGCGACCGACGCCGCCCGCGTGAAGTTCGACGAGGCCGCCAGGAACCTTCCCTCGGGCCAGGGCCTGGAGCGCCGTCTGCGGCTCTTCAAGGACGAGGAGCCGAAGCTCGACGCGCTGCGCAAGGCCGCGTACAGCCGCTCCCTCGACCCCGTGAACACCCAGCTCGGGTACACCGGCGTCCAGCACTACCTCACCGAGTTCTCCAACGAGCTCGGCCTCGGCACCGGCAACGTCACCGCCTACGGCCGCAGCGTCTACGCGGTCCAGCTCGCCAAGGGCGCCGAGTCGCTGCAGCGCTCGATCGGCACCCAGCTCCTGGTCCGGCCCAGCCGCCAGGAGGCGGTCTTCGCCCAGCAGTCCGTGGCGTTCAACTCGTACAACTACCTGGAGCAGATCGCCCTCGGCGAGTACAGCTCCGGCGGTATGCCCGAGGACGTCGAGCTGCTCAAGAAGATCATGGCCGGCAAGGCCGCCGAGGGCGCGAAGCAGATGCAGGCCGCCGACGTCGAGCTGCCCAAGGGCAAGGACGGCTCCGTCTACTCCGGCATGGCCTCCGCGATCGGCACCGCCAAGAGCCCCGAGGCCCTCGCGGCCCTGAAGGCCCAGGGCATCACGGCCGAGACCTGGATGGCCGTCGCCACCGCCAAGTTCGAGGGCTACTCCGAGGCCGAGAAGTCGCTCGTCGACAAGGCCGTGGCCGAGGCCGCCAGGATCTCCGACGAGGCCAAGACGGACGCCTGGGTCAACGGCGGCATCGTCGTCATCGCCCTGCTCACCGCCTTCATCCTGGCCGGGATGATGGCCCGCCAGATGAGCCGCTCGATGCAGCAGCTGCGCACCGCCGCCTTCGGCATCGCCGAGCAGCGCCTGCCGATGCTCGTCGACCAGCTGTCCCGTACCGAGCCCGGCCGGGTCGACACCCGCGTACAGCCGATCCCGATCGACTCGCAGGACGAGATCGGCGAGGTCGCCCGCGCCTTCGACCAGGTCCACCGCGAGGCCGTGCGGCTCGCCGCCGAGCAGGCCATGCTCCGGGGCAACGTCAACGCGATCTTCACCAACCTCTCGCGCCGCAACCAGTCGCTCATCGAGGGCCAGCTGACCCTCATCACCGACCTGGAGAACAACGAGGCCGACCCGGACCAGCTGGAGAACCTCTTCAAGCTGGACCACCTGGCGACCCGTATGCGCCGCAACGGCGAGAACCTCCTCGTCCTCGCCGGCGAGGAGCCGGGCCGCCGCTGGGACCAGCCGGTGCCGCTGGTCGACGTCATGCGTGCCGCCTCCTCCGAGGTGGAGCAGTACGAGCGCATCGAGCTGGCCGGCGTCCCCGAGGCCGAGATCCACGGCCAGGCCGTGACCGACCTCGTGCACCTGCTCGCCGAGCTCCTGGAGAACGCCACCACGTTCTCCTCCCCGCAGACCAAGGTGCGCGTCACCGCGACCCGTCTCCCCGACGGCCGCGTGATGGTCGAGATCCACGACAAGGGCATCGGCCTCACCGCCGAGGACTTCGCGGACATCAACCACAAGCTGGCCAACCCGCCGACCGTGGACGCCGCCGTCTCGCAGCGCATGGGCCTCTTCGTGGTCGGCCGCCTCGCCGACCGGCACGGCATCCGGGTCCAGCTCCGCCCCTCGGGCGAGCAGGCCGGGACGACCTCGCTCGTCATGCTGCCGGACGCGATCACCCACGGTGGTGGCGGCGAGCAGCCGGTCCAGGACGACTTCACCGTCTCGCAGATCATTCCCAGGCAGCAGCAGAACGCCTTCGAGGCTCCGGCCCCGCAGGCGATGCTGACCGCCGCCGACCTCGGCTTCGACGACTCGCGCTACGAGCAGCAGGGCGACGACGAGCAGGAGCTCGACCCGGTCAACCGCTCACTGACGCGCGAGGGCCGGCGTGCGACGCTCGGCGCCCAGGCGCAGGGCGGCGACCAGCCGCTCTTCCGCGACGAGGCGGAGCAGGCGGCGCAGGAGTTCGGACAGCCGCAGCAGGAGTACGGCCAGGCCCAGGAGTACGCGCCGACCGAGGCGTACGGCCAGGAGTACGCGGGCGAGTACGGCCAGGGCCAGGAGTACGCGCAGCCCCAGGAGTACGCCCAGCCGCAGCAGGAGTACGCGCCGCAGCAGGACTTCGGCCAGGCTCAGGAGTACGCCGGCGAGTACCCGCAGCAGGGGTACGAGGCGTACCCTCAGTCCGGCTATGCGGAAGCCTCGTACGAGGCCCCGGCAGTCGAACAGCAGCAGTACGGCAATGCGTTCGAACCCCAGGCCCACCAGGGCGAGTGGCCGGACCAGAGCGCCTACCAGGGCGGCTACGGGCAGCAGTACGGAGCGGAATCGGAATCTGCTCCGAGCGCTCCCGAACAGGCCCCCGACCGCGTAGGCTTCGACCGTCCGGGTCCCACTCCGAACCCCGCTCCGGACGCCGGCCACGCGTTGACCGACGCCGGCCTGCCGCGCCGCGGCAGCGTCGCTCCGCAGACGCAGCAGGCGCCGCGACAGGCTCCGCCCGCGCAGGCTCCGCAGGCCGCGCAGGCCCAGCAGCCGGCGCAGGCCGAACAGCCGGCGGGGTCGATGGAGCAGCAGAACGAAGCCGAGGGCTCCGAGTCCTGGCGCTCGACCAACGACGAGCGCTGGCAGCGGGCCGGGAAGCTCAAGGACCCGAAGGCGGGCGGGGTCACCTCGTCCGGTCTTCCCCGCCGGGTCCCGAAGGCCAACCTGGTCGAGGGCACGGCTGAGCAGACCCCGCAGGGCGGCCCCCAGGTCTCCCGCGCCCCCGAGGACGTCCGGGGCAGGTTGAGCAACCTGCGCCGCGGTGTCCAGCAGGGACGCAGCGCGGGAACGGACACGAACGGATCGGGCCTCGGCCCGGGCAGTACCTACAACCAGGAGCGTTAG
- a CDS encoding ATP/GTP-binding protein: MDFASSNGGATRSTTSAKIVVAGGFGVGKTTFVGAVSEINPLRTEAVMTSASAGIDDLTHTGGKTTTTVAMDFGRITLDQDLILYLFGTPGQDRFWFMWDDLVRGAIGAVVLVDTRRLADCFPAVDYFENSGLPFVIALNGFDGHQPYQPEEVREALQIGPDTPIIVTDARHRADAKSALITLVEHALMARLK; the protein is encoded by the coding sequence GTGGACTTCGCAAGCTCTAACGGCGGCGCGACCCGCTCAACCACCAGCGCGAAGATCGTGGTGGCGGGTGGCTTCGGCGTGGGCAAGACCACGTTCGTCGGCGCCGTCTCGGAGATCAACCCGCTGCGTACCGAGGCCGTGATGACCTCCGCTTCGGCGGGGATCGACGACCTGACCCACACCGGGGGCAAGACCACCACGACGGTGGCGATGGACTTCGGCCGCATCACGCTGGACCAGGACCTGATCCTGTACCTCTTCGGTACGCCGGGTCAGGACCGCTTCTGGTTCATGTGGGACGACCTGGTCCGCGGCGCCATCGGCGCCGTCGTCCTCGTGGACACGCGACGCCTCGCCGACTGCTTCCCCGCGGTCGACTACTTCGAGAACAGCGGCCTGCCGTTCGTCATCGCCCTCAACGGCTTCGACGGACACCAGCCCTACCAGCCCGAAGAGGTACGGGAGGCGCTGCAGATCGGGCCCGACACCCCCATCATCGTCACGGACGCCCGCCACCGCGCGGACGCCAAGAGCGCGCTCATCACCCTGGTCGAGCACGCCCTCATGGCCCGCCTCAAGTAG
- a CDS encoding DUF742 domain-containing protein → MTPPPASHDPYGASVDEYGHEGDQPLVRPYAMTGGRTRPRYQLAIEALVSTTADPAHLATLLPEHQRICHLCREVKSVAEVSALLSMPLGVARILVADLAEAGMVAIHQPGNGETGGTPDVTLLERVLSGLRKL, encoded by the coding sequence ATGACCCCGCCCCCCGCCTCTCACGATCCGTACGGCGCCTCAGTCGACGAGTACGGACACGAGGGCGACCAGCCGCTGGTGCGTCCGTACGCGATGACCGGCGGCCGGACCCGGCCGCGCTACCAGCTCGCCATCGAGGCGCTGGTCAGCACCACGGCCGACCCCGCGCACCTCGCCACGCTGCTGCCGGAGCACCAGCGGATCTGCCACCTGTGCCGTGAGGTCAAGTCGGTGGCCGAGGTGTCGGCACTGCTGTCGATGCCGCTCGGTGTCGCCCGGATCCTCGTCGCCGACCTGGCAGAGGCCGGCATGGTGGCGATCCACCAGCCGGGCAACGGAGAGACCGGCGGCACGCCGGACGTGACACTGCTCGAAAGGGTGCTCAGTGGACTTCGCAAGCTCTAA
- a CDS encoding roadblock/LC7 domain-containing protein: MSQAAQNLNWLITNFVDNTPGVSHTVVVSADGLLLAMSEGFPRDRADQLAAVASGLTSLTAGASRIFEGGPVAQTVVEMERGFLFLMSVSDGSSLAVLAHPECDIGLVGYEMTLLVDRAGSVLTPDLRAELQGSLLH, from the coding sequence ATGAGCCAGGCGGCGCAGAATCTGAACTGGTTGATCACCAACTTCGTGGACAACACCCCTGGGGTGTCCCACACCGTGGTGGTCTCCGCCGACGGACTCCTGCTTGCCATGTCCGAAGGATTCCCCCGCGACCGCGCGGACCAGCTCGCCGCGGTCGCGTCCGGACTGACCTCGCTGACCGCGGGCGCGTCCCGGATCTTCGAGGGCGGTCCTGTCGCGCAGACCGTGGTGGAGATGGAGCGCGGCTTCCTCTTCCTCATGTCCGTCTCGGACGGCTCCTCGCTGGCCGTGCTCGCCCACCCCGAGTGCGACATCGGCCTCGTGGGCTACGAGATGACGCTGCTGGTCGACCGGGCCGGCAGCGTACTCACCCCTGATCTCCGCGCGGAGCTCCAGGGCAGCCTGCTCCACTAG